The Candidatus Dechloromonas phosphoritropha genome includes a region encoding these proteins:
- a CDS encoding cytochrome c5 family protein, which produces MAEQYSSKGIMVATIVVAIILTAVVVPFSMRPEKSAADASSADQADSRIQPVARFELAKAVPAAAAGPKDGATVFNTVCGACHNTGVAGAPKAGDKAAWAPRIAQGNDTLYKSAIFGKNAMPPKGGAADLSDDEIKGAVNHMVELAK; this is translated from the coding sequence ATGGCCGAGCAATATTCCTCCAAAGGCATCATGGTCGCAACCATCGTCGTGGCCATTATCCTGACTGCAGTTGTAGTTCCCTTCTCCATGAGGCCTGAGAAATCCGCTGCCGACGCCAGCAGTGCGGATCAGGCCGATAGTCGTATCCAACCGGTGGCCAGGTTCGAACTGGCCAAGGCCGTTCCGGCCGCTGCCGCTGGCCCGAAAGACGGCGCAACCGTTTTCAATACGGTTTGCGGCGCCTGCCACAATACCGGCGTCGCCGGCGCACCCAAGGCGGGCGACAAGGCGGCCTGGGCGCCACGCATCGCTCAGGGTAACGACACTCTTTACAAGAGCGCAATCTTTGGCAAGAATGCAATGCCCCCGAAGGGTGGTGCGGCCGATCTGTCCGATGATGAGATCAAGGGCGCGGTCAATCACATGGTGGAGCTGGCCAAGTAA
- a CDS encoding UvrD-helicase domain-containing protein, which yields MSGLNPQQREAIHYLDGPLLVLAGAGSGKTRVITQKIAYLVRDCGFQPRNVAAITFTNKAAKEMQERVAKLLSRSTAEDLQISTFHSLGVRILREEAKALGYKPRFSIFDAADCAGIIGDIAKTVDKGTLRHLQSIISNWKNALVTPEAARQLAGNEHEALAAHAYLSYEATLKAYQAVDFDDLIGLPVVLFQQHPEIVEKWQNRLRYLLVDEYQDTNACQYQLLKLLTGVRAQFTAVGDDDQAIYGWRGADIENLKKLPNEFPALRVIKLEQNYRSTVRILKAANNVISHNEKLFDKKLWSELGHGDQITVTACKDNEVEAESVVMKLQAHRFEHRGKFRDYAILYRSNHLARGFEQHLRSHKIPYQLSGGKSFFDKAEIKDIIAYLRLLTNEDDDPAFIRAATTPKRGIGAATLQALGQYAGERHVSLFHAADEEGFAHRVQTRQLEPLLVFCLFIGRLRQRAGCEPAHRVLPDLLKAIDYQTYLHDHEENRVAQTRWGNVCEFAEWLNRKGEEDGKTLIELTQNIALINLLDKQASEDNDAVQLSTLHAAKGLEYRHVFLVGIEEGILPHRESLDPAKLEEERRLMYVGITRAQRSLHLSYCERRKQARDFIPSEPSRFIAEMGKEDIRFSGGKESVTPDKATGSARLESLKSMLAGNKR from the coding sequence ATGTCCGGCCTTAATCCCCAGCAACGCGAAGCGATCCATTACCTTGACGGTCCGCTGCTGGTGCTGGCCGGCGCCGGCTCGGGCAAGACCCGGGTAATCACGCAGAAGATTGCCTACCTCGTTCGGGACTGCGGCTTTCAGCCACGCAACGTGGCGGCCATCACCTTCACCAACAAGGCGGCCAAGGAAATGCAGGAGCGTGTCGCCAAGCTGCTGTCGCGGTCGACGGCGGAAGATCTGCAAATTTCCACTTTCCACTCACTCGGCGTGCGCATCCTGCGTGAGGAGGCGAAGGCCCTCGGCTATAAGCCGCGCTTCTCGATTTTCGATGCCGCCGATTGCGCCGGCATCATCGGCGATATTGCCAAGACCGTCGACAAAGGCACGTTGCGCCATCTGCAGTCGATCATCTCCAACTGGAAGAACGCGCTGGTTACGCCCGAAGCCGCTCGCCAGTTGGCCGGCAACGAGCACGAGGCGCTGGCGGCGCACGCCTACCTGTCCTACGAAGCGACGCTGAAGGCCTATCAGGCGGTCGATTTCGATGACCTGATCGGTCTGCCGGTCGTGCTCTTCCAGCAGCACCCGGAGATCGTCGAGAAGTGGCAGAATCGCCTGCGCTACCTGCTGGTCGATGAATACCAGGATACCAACGCCTGCCAGTACCAGCTGCTCAAGTTGCTGACCGGCGTGCGCGCCCAGTTTACGGCGGTGGGCGATGATGACCAGGCAATTTACGGCTGGCGTGGCGCCGATATCGAGAACCTGAAGAAGCTGCCGAATGAGTTTCCGGCGCTGAGGGTCATCAAATTGGAGCAAAATTACCGGTCGACCGTAAGAATCCTCAAGGCCGCCAACAACGTCATTTCGCACAACGAGAAACTGTTCGACAAGAAGCTGTGGTCCGAACTCGGCCACGGCGATCAGATCACCGTGACAGCGTGCAAGGACAACGAGGTCGAGGCGGAAAGCGTGGTGATGAAGCTGCAGGCGCACCGCTTCGAGCATCGTGGCAAGTTCCGTGACTACGCCATTCTCTACCGCTCCAACCATCTGGCGCGCGGCTTTGAGCAGCATTTGCGCAGCCACAAGATTCCTTACCAGTTGTCCGGCGGTAAATCGTTTTTCGACAAGGCCGAAATCAAGGACATTATCGCCTACCTGCGGCTGCTGACCAACGAGGACGACGACCCGGCCTTTATCCGCGCGGCGACGACACCGAAGCGTGGCATCGGTGCGGCGACGCTGCAGGCCCTTGGCCAGTACGCCGGCGAGCGCCATGTCTCGCTCTTTCATGCCGCCGATGAGGAGGGTTTCGCGCATCGGGTGCAGACACGCCAGCTTGAGCCACTCCTTGTGTTCTGCCTGTTCATCGGCCGTCTGCGGCAACGAGCGGGGTGCGAGCCGGCGCATCGGGTTCTGCCCGACCTGCTGAAGGCGATTGATTACCAAACCTATCTCCACGATCACGAGGAAAATCGGGTCGCCCAGACGCGCTGGGGCAACGTCTGCGAATTCGCTGAGTGGCTGAACAGGAAAGGCGAGGAAGATGGCAAGACCTTGATCGAACTTACGCAGAACATCGCGCTGATCAACCTGCTCGACAAGCAGGCTTCCGAAGACAATGACGCCGTGCAGCTGTCGACCCTGCATGCGGCCAAGGGCCTGGAATACAGGCACGTCTTCCTGGTTGGCATCGAGGAGGGCATCCTCCCGCACCGCGAATCCCTCGACCCGGCGAAGCTTGAAGAAGAACGCCGACTGATGTATGTCGGCATTACTCGTGCCCAGCGCTCGCTGCACCTGTCCTACTGCGAGCGCCGCAAGCAGGCGCGCGACTTCATCCCCAGCGAGCCCTCGCGCTTCATCGCCGAAATGGGTAAGGAGGATATCCGGTTCTCCGGCGGCAAAGAGTCCGTCACGCCGGACAAGGCGACTGGCAGCGCCCGGCTTGAATCCCTGAAGTCCATGCTGGCCGGCAACAAGCGGTAG
- a CDS encoding DUF4197 domain-containing protein yields the protein MKKSIFTAFLTLTIAIAQAAGLDAISAGDASAGVKAALSKGADYAVSTLGKENGFLDNSKVKIPLPGYLQTAEKGLRMFGMGKQADELIDTMNHAAEKAVAQAGPILSDSIKKMSVQDAKGILTGGEDSVTQYFKRTSTDQLTAKFTPIVKDSTKKLQLAEQYNQFAGKAASSGLINKKDADIDGYVTQKAIDGLFVMIAEEEKKLRSNPLGAGSDLLKKVFGAL from the coding sequence CTGAAAAAATCAATTTTCACCGCTTTTTTGACGTTGACCATCGCCATTGCCCAGGCGGCCGGGCTCGATGCCATTTCGGCCGGCGATGCCAGTGCCGGGGTCAAGGCCGCCTTGAGCAAGGGCGCCGACTACGCCGTGTCAACGCTGGGCAAGGAAAACGGCTTTCTGGACAACAGCAAGGTCAAGATTCCCTTGCCGGGTTACCTGCAGACTGCGGAAAAAGGCCTGCGCATGTTCGGCATGGGCAAACAGGCTGATGAGCTGATCGACACGATGAACCACGCGGCCGAAAAAGCCGTGGCCCAAGCCGGGCCGATCCTGAGCGACTCGATCAAGAAAATGAGTGTTCAAGATGCCAAGGGTATTCTGACCGGTGGCGAGGACAGCGTGACGCAATACTTCAAGCGCACCTCTACCGATCAGCTCACCGCCAAGTTCACGCCCATTGTCAAGGATTCAACCAAAAAGCTGCAACTGGCCGAGCAGTACAACCAGTTTGCCGGCAAGGCGGCGAGCAGCGGCCTGATCAACAAGAAGGACGCCGATATTGACGGTTATGTGACGCAAAAGGCTATTGACGGACTGTTTGTGATGATTGCCGAGGAGGAGAAGAAGCTACGCTCCAACCCGCTCGGCGCCGGCAGTGATCTGCTGAAAAAGGTGTTCGGCGCACTTTAG